A stretch of Episyrphus balteatus chromosome 2, idEpiBalt1.1, whole genome shotgun sequence DNA encodes these proteins:
- the LOC129909110 gene encoding protein TIS11 isoform X1 codes for MSAAIMHNNASIYHDCGEFLLKNQQSSIHLHQSATNAVANSQSNNNNNNNNTVNNNNNNNINNAMLTVTHLASTGVSLLNSNVLNNNLNLNTTNQNGNTSSSVAASANIIQHHLNVLSAQQQQQQQQQQHQQQQQDQEQKAYIHTALTRAVSHPQNSAANVVSLVNTLLENCHRKLERTQSEPLPQVNTSRYKTELCRPFEEAGECKYGEKCQFAHGYHELRNLQRHPKYKTEYCRTFHSVGFCPYGPRCHFVHNADEARAMIQQQQQQQQQQQHHQQQIQHQNRINAAFARQNALNNHPLPLSPPLSMSTGSDRASPTGSISLSPTNSMGSFPFVDQISPASSVFQTTAFSYNHSPPASPNSPMSPVNTPPPSIIMTGNNNNNNNHQYIKPISQTRISNKSSSPISIVANGGNSSANSTTSGNNTSSAASSEEARLPVFNRLSSTLDAFSNLAL; via the exons aatcAACAATCATCTATACATTTGCATCAGTCAGCAACGAATGCGGTGGCAAATTCACAatcgaacaacaacaacaataataacaatacagtaaacaacaacaataataacaatatCAACAACGCAATGTTGACAGTAACTCATTTGGCATCGACTGGTGTTTCACTTCTTAAttcaaatgttttaaataataatttgaatttgaacacAACCAATCAAAATGGTAATACATCTTCGTCTGTTGCAGCCTCAGCTAATATTATTCAACATCATTTGAATGTGTTGTCTgcacaacagcagcagcaacaacaacaacaacagcaccaacaacaacaacaggaTCAAGAACAAAAAGCATACATCCATACAGCTTTAACACGTGCTGTATCACATCCTCAAAACAGTGCTGCCAATGTTGTTTCACTAGTTAATACGTTGCTCGAAAATTGCCACCGCAAATTGGAAAGGACACAATCTGAGCCATTGCCACAGGTTAACACATCTAG ataCAAGACCGAGCTGTGTCGTCCATTCGAAGAAGCCGGTGAATGTAAATATGGAGAAAAGTGCCAGTTTGCTCATGGTTATCATGAGTTGCGCAACTTACAAAGACACCCAAAGTACAAAACTGAATATTGCCGCACCTTTCATAGTGTCGGCTTTTGCCCCTATGGTCCTCGATGCCATTTCGTCCATAATGCCGACGAGGCACGTGCAAtgattcaacaacaacaacagcaacaacaacaacagcaacatcaTCAGCAACAAATTCAACATCAAAATCGTATCAATGCTGCATTTGCTCGTCAAAATGCTCTAAACAATCATCCACTACCATTAAGTCCACCGTTGTCAATGTCAACTGGATCTGATCGTGCCTCACCAACTGGCTCTATATCTCTTAGTCCAACAAATTCAATGGGTAGTTTTCCATTTGTTGATCAGATCAGTCCGGCTAGTTCGGTATTTCAAACAACGGCTTTTTCATACAATCATAGCCCACCAGCCAGTCCAAATAGCCCAATGTCACCTGTTAATACACCACCACCATCAATTATTATGACTggcaataataataacaataataaccATCAGTACATTAAGCCGATCTCGCAGACACGCATTTCAAACAAATCTAGCTCACCAATATCAATTGTGGCTAATGGTGGTAATAGCTCAGCTAATAGCACCACATCTGGCAATAACACTTCAAGTGCTGCAAGCAGCGAAGAAGCACGTCTTCCAGTCTTTAATAGACTCAGCTCAACCTTAGATGCTTTTTCTAATTTAGCCCTTTAA
- the LOC129909110 gene encoding protein TIS11 isoform X2 codes for MLTVTHLASTGVSLLNSNVLNNNLNLNTTNQNGNTSSSVAASANIIQHHLNVLSAQQQQQQQQQQHQQQQQDQEQKAYIHTALTRAVSHPQNSAANVVSLVNTLLENCHRKLERTQSEPLPQVNTSRYKTELCRPFEEAGECKYGEKCQFAHGYHELRNLQRHPKYKTEYCRTFHSVGFCPYGPRCHFVHNADEARAMIQQQQQQQQQQQHHQQQIQHQNRINAAFARQNALNNHPLPLSPPLSMSTGSDRASPTGSISLSPTNSMGSFPFVDQISPASSVFQTTAFSYNHSPPASPNSPMSPVNTPPPSIIMTGNNNNNNNHQYIKPISQTRISNKSSSPISIVANGGNSSANSTTSGNNTSSAASSEEARLPVFNRLSSTLDAFSNLAL; via the exons ATGTTGACAGTAACTCATTTGGCATCGACTGGTGTTTCACTTCTTAAttcaaatgttttaaataataatttgaatttgaacacAACCAATCAAAATGGTAATACATCTTCGTCTGTTGCAGCCTCAGCTAATATTATTCAACATCATTTGAATGTGTTGTCTgcacaacagcagcagcaacaacaacaacaacagcaccaacaacaacaacaggaTCAAGAACAAAAAGCATACATCCATACAGCTTTAACACGTGCTGTATCACATCCTCAAAACAGTGCTGCCAATGTTGTTTCACTAGTTAATACGTTGCTCGAAAATTGCCACCGCAAATTGGAAAGGACACAATCTGAGCCATTGCCACAGGTTAACACATCTAG ataCAAGACCGAGCTGTGTCGTCCATTCGAAGAAGCCGGTGAATGTAAATATGGAGAAAAGTGCCAGTTTGCTCATGGTTATCATGAGTTGCGCAACTTACAAAGACACCCAAAGTACAAAACTGAATATTGCCGCACCTTTCATAGTGTCGGCTTTTGCCCCTATGGTCCTCGATGCCATTTCGTCCATAATGCCGACGAGGCACGTGCAAtgattcaacaacaacaacagcaacaacaacaacagcaacatcaTCAGCAACAAATTCAACATCAAAATCGTATCAATGCTGCATTTGCTCGTCAAAATGCTCTAAACAATCATCCACTACCATTAAGTCCACCGTTGTCAATGTCAACTGGATCTGATCGTGCCTCACCAACTGGCTCTATATCTCTTAGTCCAACAAATTCAATGGGTAGTTTTCCATTTGTTGATCAGATCAGTCCGGCTAGTTCGGTATTTCAAACAACGGCTTTTTCATACAATCATAGCCCACCAGCCAGTCCAAATAGCCCAATGTCACCTGTTAATACACCACCACCATCAATTATTATGACTggcaataataataacaataataaccATCAGTACATTAAGCCGATCTCGCAGACACGCATTTCAAACAAATCTAGCTCACCAATATCAATTGTGGCTAATGGTGGTAATAGCTCAGCTAATAGCACCACATCTGGCAATAACACTTCAAGTGCTGCAAGCAGCGAAGAAGCACGTCTTCCAGTCTTTAATAGACTCAGCTCAACCTTAGATGCTTTTTCTAATTTAGCCCTTTAA